A single window of Nematostella vectensis chromosome 4, jaNemVect1.1, whole genome shotgun sequence DNA harbors:
- the LOC5500254 gene encoding neuronal acetylcholine receptor subunit alpha-7, which yields MKTSLTLLVLLASVRDGSSLQKVEIRQRAMDALYASLFSNGGQPRLFSLTKPNKPVRVDFLYDIIHIKEINAKDQTITTYGWVRQEWHHPYMRWNASEFDGIKEVMVDSSQIWVPDVTLYNNINEQDHKAGGRSTYKTDVNIYSDGRAVWRSPAIFKSTCDVYVMYFPFDKQTCYLRFSSWRMDSSKMELRVLDLSNSYGKHALIKNGEWKLMEDIKYERRTVHYPCCPASDYEEVAVVIKVSRQYFSYLVNLVIPCFMISSLIVLAFILPAGSGERVGLTITILLSLTFFQQLTMSIFPSFEFPLLGQYYLATYVVNGLAMFLITIVIKVENMRDDWSMPQWLKCLMFDWLATLVCLRQVVKRTRPKKTAFHFEERQAQQTKTKRRTIAHSATSKESNINCKSDRLQSDDIINDTGSQDEEASTFVGDNPRRGLVNADHELSMCDWERMMSVRILDRFFLGILAITGALSLFGILYFSRLFVGIL from the exons ATGAAGACGTCCCTTACTTTGCTAGTCCTGCTCGCTTCCGTCCGTGACGGGTCATCGCTTCAAAAAG TAGAGATACGACAAAGGGCTATGGACGCTCTCTACGCATCGCTCTTTAGCAACGGTGGCCAACCTCGACTGTTCTCTTTGACTAAACCCAACAAGCCTGTACGAGTCGACTTTTTGTATGATATCATTCACATCAAGGAAATA AATGCCAAGGACCAAACTATCACCACATACGGATGGGTGCGGCAG GAATGGCACCACCCATACATGCGATGGAACGCGTCAGAATTTGATGGCATAAAGGAAGTCATGGTCGACTCGTCGCAAATCTGGGTTCCGGATGTAACGCTTTATAACAA TATTAATGAGCAAGATCACAAGGCCGGAGGGCGATCTACATACAAAACAGACGTGAATATCTACTCAGATGGGCGCGCGGTGTGGCGAAGTCCCGCGATCTTCAAATCTACATGCGATGTGTACGTGATGTACTTCCCATTCGACAAGCAGACCTGCTACCTAAGGTTCTCATCATGGAGGATGGACTCTTCCAAGATGGAGCTAAGGGTGCTTGATCTATCGAATTCATATGG GAAACACGCTCTTATAAAAAATGGTGAGTGGAAGCTTATGGAAGACATCAAATACGAACGTCGAACAGTTCATTACCCATGCTGCCCCGCGAGCGATTACGAGGAAGTCGCGGTCGTCATCAAGGTTTCGCGCCAGTACTTCAGCTATCTGGTGAACCTCGTCATACCGTGTTTTATGATCTCATCACTAATAGTCCTAGCCTTCATCCTCCCGGCGGGGAGTGGCGAGCGAGTAGGTCTCACCATAACTATCCTCCTCTCCTTGACATTCTTCCAGCAGCTGACTATGTCCATTTTTCCATCCTTTGAGTTCCCGTTGCTAGGGCAGTATTACTTAGCAACCTACGTGGTGAATGGCCTCGCCATGTTTCTGATAACGATTGTCATCAAAGTTGAGAACATGAGAGATGACTGGTCGATGCCGCAGTGGCTCAAATGCCTCATGTTTGATTGGCTGGCGACTCTTGTGTGTTTGAGGCAAGTCGTGAAGCGAACGCGaccaaaaaaaacagcatttcACTTTGAGGAACGCCAAGCTCAACAAACTAAGACCAAGAGAAGGACGATCGCGCATAGTGCTACCAGCAAAGAG TCTAACATCAACTGCAAATCCGACCGTCTACAGTCAGATGACATCATAAATGACACCGGTAGTCAAGACGAAGAGGCTTCCACTTTTGTCGGGGATAATCCTCGCCGCGGATTGGTTAATGCTGATCACGAGCTTTCCATGTGTGACTGGGAGCGCATGATGTCCGTCAGAATACTCGATCGCTTTTTTCTTGGCATTCTGGCCATCACAGGAGCATTGAGTCTTTTCGGGATTTTATACTTTTCCCGGTTATTTGTCGGTATCTTGTAA
- the LOC5506588 gene encoding A-kinase anchor protein 10, mitochondrial: MLRFSRKSSEKENKKKISKKKAEKVAPNKGKSSKGKDSPKNKTTPEPWDEEEEEENPGLIGVQRCRKLLASCPKRTGSAKCAATFKRKSRLSKNLSEVLVDDSVLPYFMEYMQDQNAINLLNFWLTAETFRLSTINRLKINSLSRLKSTKHEEGLVNGGDQYDGKISPNLLLDHPVQGSDSRDRILSDSSTESEFGCFTQFNGPSGSTATNLLAQLDIGSVLFCDNCSSIIDKRSKVCSVCGKNVSPDYGNDEDNELDLFAQSRHSMKGGLFPISDQNPTSCTDGQDDTFTTDKNKILSDSKHDQRKVTFDLKPDFENEEREFCRRRTRSIVIDAVSIYSKYISLEATHPFGLDEPLRRQVEANICSEDGKIDPECFVPAQKFAFRVMERMYFPAFSQSSWYCKHQIDMLTSGSVFLSDIMYNEHAVFYFMEFLEQEGVRHMLEFWLTADNFQSMLKTKMDNGSYNASQALDDAMIIYERYFSMQASLPLGFDDVTRIHIENSICREGGPLPECFAIPMEHILCLLEEVFFPSFLQSEIYFQYLSERLNSVSDYPPLHAPVMGGAKPEAKLSVDETTHLVASSELDLSENPDAIWHRPNKGPLSLGRVNEFGIFEPIFEPDPDSGNNMSTAAKLGKAMRKLVSGGEDKAKEEMAWKIAKMMIEDVRKEQLKGKAS, translated from the exons aaaaagaaaacaaaaagaaaatttctAAAAAGAAAGCAGAGAAAGTTGCACCAAACAAGGGCAAAAGCTCCAAAGGAAAAGATTCACCTAAAAACAAGACTACACCAGAACCCTGGGatgaagaggaagaggaagaaaaCCCTGGACTTATTGGAG TTCAGCGATGCAGGAAGCTACTGGCATCTTGTCCAAAGAGAACAGGTTCTGCCAAG TGTGCTGCAACATTCAAGAGAAAATCACGTCTCTCCAAAAATCTCTCAGAAGTGCTTGTAGATGATAGCGTCCTACCTTACTTTATGGAGTACATGCAAGATCAGAATGCAATAAACTTGCTCAACTTCTGGCTTACTGCAGAGACCTTCAGATTATCAACAATCAACCGTCTCAAAATTAATTCTTTGTCACGattaaaatccacaaaacATGAGGAGGGTTTGGTCAATGGTGGAGACCAGTATGATGGCAAAATATCTCCGAATTTATTACTGGATCATCCTGTCCAAGGTTCTGATTCAAGAGATAGGATTTTGAGCGACAGTAGCACAGAAAGTGAATTTGGATGTTTTACGCAGTTCAATGGCCCTTCCGGTAGCACTGCAACAAACTTGCTGGCGCAACTAGACATTGGATCTGTTCTGTTCTGTGATAATTGCTCAAGCATAATAGATAAAAGATCTAAGGTCTGTAGTGTGTGTGGGAAAAATGTGTCTCCAGACTATGGAAATGATGAAGACAATGAGCTGGATTTGTTTGCTCAAAGCAGACATTCTATGAAGGGTGGTTTGTTCCCAATCTCAGATCAAAACCCTACAAGCTGTACAGATGGACAGGATGATACATTTACAACAGACAAAAATAAGATACTATCAGACTCTAAGCATGACCAGAGAAAAGTAACTTTTGATTTAAAACCTGACTTTGAGAATGAAGAGCGTGAGTTTTGTCGCAGAAGGACGAGAAGTATTGTGATTGACGCTGTCAGCATATACTCCAAGTATATCTCACTGGAAGCTACTCATCCATTTGGTCTGGATGAACCGCTCCGAAGACAAGTCGAAG CCAACATATGCAGTGAAGATGGAAAGATTGACCCAGAATGCTTTGTGCCAGCTCAGAAATTTGCCTTCAGGGTCATGGAACGAAT GTACTTTCCAGCATTTTCCCAGAGCTCTTGGTACTGCAAACACCAGATAGACATGCTCACAAGTGGCTCAGTCTTTCTTTCTGATATCATGTACAATGAGCATGCAGTGTTCTATTTCATGGAG TTTTTAGAGCAAGAAGGTGTGCGCCACATGCTGGAGTTCTGGTTAACAGCTGATAATTTTCAGTCAATGTTGAAAACAAAGATGGATAATGGTAGCTACAATGCCAGCCAAGCTCTAGATGATGCCATGATCATTTATGAGAG GTACTTCTCAATGCAGGCGAGTCTGCCTCTCGGGTTCGATGATGTCACCAGAATACATATTGAGAACAGTATATGCCGAGAGGGTGGGCcactcccagaatgctttgctaTACCTATGGAACATATCCTATGCTTGTTGGAGGAG GTTTTCTTCCCTAGTTTCTTACAAAGTGAAATTTATTTCCAATATCTGAGCGAGCGACTGAACTCTGTTTCTGACTACCCCCCTCTTCATGCGCCAGTTATGGGTGGGGCCAAGCCTGAGGCTAAACTGAGTGTGGATGAGACAACACACCTTGTGGCGTCATCTGAACTGGACCTGTCCGAGAATCCAGACGCAATTTGGCATAGACCAAACAAGGG GCCTCTGTCTCTTGGTCGTGTCAATGAATTCGGGATTTTCGAGCCGATATTCGAGCCTGACCCAGACAGCGGAAACAACATGTCAACAG CTGCAAAACTCGGTAAAGCGATGCGCAAACTCGTATCAGGAGGTGAAGACAAG GCTAAGGAAGAAATGGCGTGGAAAATTGCGAAGATGATGATTGAAGACGTCAGGAAAGAGCAATTGAAGGGAAAAGCTTCATGA
- the LOC5506579 gene encoding organic cation transporter protein isoform X2: MPTKQGPEYDDVFKEVPQFGRYQLCLYLGTTLLIIPMGLQFALLVFAAGTPKFHCADANSTCIPNKCCDNCTRYSFDGPFTSTVSEWDLICDRAHLGATSQAMFLVGMLVGSLLSGIMSDAFGRRLCMLISCFIMIVCSAASSFADCLSLFALLRFGVGFSVTGLMLTQYVYVLELVGPTKRTAAGKVTDFFWVIGACATCLLGYLIRDWRILLLVGSLPAVVFFFFWKVFPETARWLVAKGNLVDAQVILEKCADGRAVDSRSLQTLLQDIYEEQQRQEKTTRRYTPLDMIKTPKLRRRTIIVCFNWFVVSIIYFGFVLYITSLSGDVYINFLLMSIIDVFNTPISWFLLQKIGRRLTHCSIMLTGGLICVLVLVVPKEYTSVVTGIAIMGKFCDTAAFSTIYLYTSELYPTVIRNTAMGTASMFARIGGIIAPYIVMLAQLPSVSITLPIVIFGVCSLAAGVMSLWLPETLRTTMQQTIEETEMTPEDYGIPCCGCLGAWRTEDVIVNNDEEHETKM; encoded by the exons ATGCCGACAAAGCAAGGCCCGGAGTACGATGATGTGTTCAAGGAGGTTCCTCAGTTCGGTCGTTATCAGTTGTGTTTGTATCTGGGCACCACGCTGCTTATCATTCCCATGGGTCTGCAGTTTGCACTCCTTGTCTTCGCCGCCGGTACTCCCAAGTTCCACTGCGCGGATGCCAACAGCACATGCATACCGAATAAGTGCTGTGATAATTGCACTCGGTACAGCTTCGATGGGCCTTTCACCAGCACTGTTAGTGAG TGGGACCTAATCTGTGACCGCGCCCACCTAGGCGCCACCTCTCAAGCGATGTTTTTGGTGGGAATGCTCGTCGGTTCTCTTCTGTCGGGGATCATGTCAGATGCTTTTGGCCGTCGTCTCTGTATGTTAATATCGTGCTTTATCATG ATTGTATGCTCAGCCGCCTCGTCGTTTGCCGACTGCCTGTCCCTGTTCGCCTTGTTACGGTTCGGGGTGGGCTTTTCGGTGACTGGACTCATGCTTACACAGTACGTCTACGTACTTGAACTCGTGGGTCCCACCAAGAGAACCGCCGCGGGAAAAGTCACTGATTTCTTTTGGGTGATTGGCGCTTGTGCCACGTGCTTGCTCGGTTACCTTATAAGGGATTGGAGGATCCTGTTGCTTGTCGGAAGTTTACCTGCTGTcgtgtttttcttcttttggaA GGTTTTCCCCGAGACAGCACGTTGGCTCGTTGCCAAAGGCAACCTCGTTGATGCGCAAGTCATACTGGAGAAGTGCGCTGACGGCAGGGCCGTGGACTCGCGATCTCTACAGACACTATTACAAGATATCTACGAGGAGCAGCAAAGGCAGGAGAAAACGACGCGCCGGTACACCCCCCTGGACATGATCAAGACGCCTAAGCTGAGGCGTAGGACTATCATTGTATGCTTTAACTG GTTTGTGGTGAGCATCATCTATTTCGGCTTCGTTCTTTACATCACTTCCTTATCCGGGGATGTGTACATCAACTTCCTGCTCATGTCAATCATCGACGTGTTCAACACGCCCATTTCTTGGTTCCTGCTACAGAA GATTGGTCGCAGATTGACCCACTGTAGTATCATGTTGACGGGCGGGCTCATCTGCGTGCTAGTGCTGGTTGTACCAAAAG AGTACACCTCCGTGGTGACAGGTATTGCCATCATGGGAAAATTCTGCGATACCGCGGCGTTCTCCACAATCTATCTGTACACGTCTGAGCTCTACCCTACGGTTATTAG GAACACTGCCATGGGAACAGCGTCGATGTTTGCACGTATAGGGGGGATTATCGCACCTTACATTGTCATGCTG GCTCAGCTTCCTTCAGTCAGCATCACCCTCCCCATCGTCATATTCGGCGTGTGCTCATTGGCTGCTGGCGTGATGTCGCTATGGTTACCAGAGACATTGCGCACCACCATGCAACAGACCATAGAGGAGACAGAAATGACCCCAGAGGATTATGGGATTCCTTGTTGTGGGTGTCTAGGGGCGTGGAGGACTGAAGATGTGATTGTTAATAATGACGAGGAGCACGAGACAAAAATGTAA
- the LOC5506579 gene encoding organic cation transporter protein isoform X1 produces the protein MSGNGRMDNLFPSQLKEWLKGKLQRSLTPVVMPTKQGPEYDDVFKEVPQFGRYQLCLYLGTTLLIIPMGLQFALLVFAAGTPKFHCADANSTCIPNKCCDNCTRYSFDGPFTSTVSEWDLICDRAHLGATSQAMFLVGMLVGSLLSGIMSDAFGRRLCMLISCFIMIVCSAASSFADCLSLFALLRFGVGFSVTGLMLTQYVYVLELVGPTKRTAAGKVTDFFWVIGACATCLLGYLIRDWRILLLVGSLPAVVFFFFWKVFPETARWLVAKGNLVDAQVILEKCADGRAVDSRSLQTLLQDIYEEQQRQEKTTRRYTPLDMIKTPKLRRRTIIVCFNWFVVSIIYFGFVLYITSLSGDVYINFLLMSIIDVFNTPISWFLLQKIGRRLTHCSIMLTGGLICVLVLVVPKEYTSVVTGIAIMGKFCDTAAFSTIYLYTSELYPTVIRNTAMGTASMFARIGGIIAPYIVMLAQLPSVSITLPIVIFGVCSLAAGVMSLWLPETLRTTMQQTIEETEMTPEDYGIPCCGCLGAWRTEDVIVNNDEEHETKM, from the exons ATGTCTGGGAATGGTAGAATGGATAACTTATTTCCTTCGCAATTGAAAGAATGGCTAAAGGGAAAACTCCAAAG ATCACTGACCCCCGTTGTCATGCCGACAAAGCAAGGCCCGGAGTACGATGATGTGTTCAAGGAGGTTCCTCAGTTCGGTCGTTATCAGTTGTGTTTGTATCTGGGCACCACGCTGCTTATCATTCCCATGGGTCTGCAGTTTGCACTCCTTGTCTTCGCCGCCGGTACTCCCAAGTTCCACTGCGCGGATGCCAACAGCACATGCATACCGAATAAGTGCTGTGATAATTGCACTCGGTACAGCTTCGATGGGCCTTTCACCAGCACTGTTAGTGAG TGGGACCTAATCTGTGACCGCGCCCACCTAGGCGCCACCTCTCAAGCGATGTTTTTGGTGGGAATGCTCGTCGGTTCTCTTCTGTCGGGGATCATGTCAGATGCTTTTGGCCGTCGTCTCTGTATGTTAATATCGTGCTTTATCATG ATTGTATGCTCAGCCGCCTCGTCGTTTGCCGACTGCCTGTCCCTGTTCGCCTTGTTACGGTTCGGGGTGGGCTTTTCGGTGACTGGACTCATGCTTACACAGTACGTCTACGTACTTGAACTCGTGGGTCCCACCAAGAGAACCGCCGCGGGAAAAGTCACTGATTTCTTTTGGGTGATTGGCGCTTGTGCCACGTGCTTGCTCGGTTACCTTATAAGGGATTGGAGGATCCTGTTGCTTGTCGGAAGTTTACCTGCTGTcgtgtttttcttcttttggaA GGTTTTCCCCGAGACAGCACGTTGGCTCGTTGCCAAAGGCAACCTCGTTGATGCGCAAGTCATACTGGAGAAGTGCGCTGACGGCAGGGCCGTGGACTCGCGATCTCTACAGACACTATTACAAGATATCTACGAGGAGCAGCAAAGGCAGGAGAAAACGACGCGCCGGTACACCCCCCTGGACATGATCAAGACGCCTAAGCTGAGGCGTAGGACTATCATTGTATGCTTTAACTG GTTTGTGGTGAGCATCATCTATTTCGGCTTCGTTCTTTACATCACTTCCTTATCCGGGGATGTGTACATCAACTTCCTGCTCATGTCAATCATCGACGTGTTCAACACGCCCATTTCTTGGTTCCTGCTACAGAA GATTGGTCGCAGATTGACCCACTGTAGTATCATGTTGACGGGCGGGCTCATCTGCGTGCTAGTGCTGGTTGTACCAAAAG AGTACACCTCCGTGGTGACAGGTATTGCCATCATGGGAAAATTCTGCGATACCGCGGCGTTCTCCACAATCTATCTGTACACGTCTGAGCTCTACCCTACGGTTATTAG GAACACTGCCATGGGAACAGCGTCGATGTTTGCACGTATAGGGGGGATTATCGCACCTTACATTGTCATGCTG GCTCAGCTTCCTTCAGTCAGCATCACCCTCCCCATCGTCATATTCGGCGTGTGCTCATTGGCTGCTGGCGTGATGTCGCTATGGTTACCAGAGACATTGCGCACCACCATGCAACAGACCATAGAGGAGACAGAAATGACCCCAGAGGATTATGGGATTCCTTGTTGTGGGTGTCTAGGGGCGTGGAGGACTGAAGATGTGATTGTTAATAATGACGAGGAGCACGAGACAAAAATGTAA